One Polaribacter sp. SA4-12 genomic window carries:
- a CDS encoding DUF3788 family protein — MAGSIYNDKLIEPTEKMLSVDLEASYMFLTEIKEFIESEYGHLKPEWKFYNKKTGWLLKLFHKKRNVLFVVPYYKYFRVAFTFGDKATNKILESELPETIKTKLSEAKKYMEGRIIEIDVKNEEEIKYILKLIQIKLEK; from the coding sequence ATGGCGGGAAGTATTTATAATGACAAACTAATAGAACCTACAGAAAAAATGCTTTCAGTAGATTTGGAAGCATCTTATATGTTTCTAACAGAAATTAAAGAATTCATCGAAAGTGAATATGGGCATTTAAAACCTGAATGGAAATTCTATAATAAAAAAACAGGATGGCTTTTAAAGTTATTTCACAAAAAACGAAATGTGCTATTTGTGGTTCCTTATTACAAATATTTTAGAGTTGCATTTACATTTGGAGACAAAGCAACTAACAAAATATTAGAAAGCGAATTACCAGAAACGATTAAAACAAAACTGTCTGAGGCTAAAAAATATATGGAAGGCAGAATTATAGAAATTGATGTTAAAAATGAAGAAGAGATAAAGTACATTCTAAAATTGATACAAATTAAATTAGAAAAATAA
- a CDS encoding N-acetyltransferase, with product MSNFITLNSDSISKEHICCAISDKKYKESYDAKKDWLKNEFEKGYVFRRINERAKVFIEYGNAEESRGPITAPNYLNINCFWVSGKYKKQGHAKKLLQSAIDDAKNHQKSGLVTVVGTKKFHFMSDTKWFLKQGFIEVDKTISGFSLLTLKIDSESKNPTFNESVKSGSCQDKKGIVVYYSNRCPFAEFHALNSIKETAEKRSLSLKVIKLKTKEEAQNAPSPATIFSLFLDGQFITTDISICMDSRFDKVLNKVLNK from the coding sequence ATGAGTAATTTTATAACTTTAAATTCAGATTCTATATCAAAAGAACACATTTGTTGTGCAATCTCTGATAAGAAGTATAAAGAAAGTTATGATGCTAAAAAAGACTGGCTTAAAAACGAATTTGAGAAAGGTTATGTTTTTAGACGAATTAATGAAAGAGCAAAAGTATTTATAGAGTATGGAAATGCAGAAGAATCAAGGGGTCCTATCACAGCTCCAAATTATTTAAACATCAACTGTTTTTGGGTTTCTGGAAAATATAAAAAACAAGGTCACGCAAAAAAACTATTACAATCTGCGATTGATGATGCTAAAAATCATCAAAAAAGTGGCTTAGTAACTGTTGTAGGAACAAAGAAGTTCCATTTTATGAGTGATACCAAATGGTTTTTAAAACAAGGTTTTATAGAAGTTGATAAAACTATAAGCGGATTTAGTCTTTTAACGCTAAAAATTGACTCAGAATCTAAAAACCCTACATTTAATGAATCTGTAAAATCTGGTAGTTGTCAAGATAAAAAAGGAATTGTTGTCTACTACTCTAACAGATGTCCTTTTGCTGAATTTCATGCTTTAAATTCTATTAAAGAAACTGCAGAGAAAAGAAGTTTATCGCTTAAAGTTATCAAATTAAAAACGAAAGAAGAAGCACAAAATGCACCAAGTCCTGCAACAATTTTTAGTTTATTTTTAGATGGACAATTTATAACCACAGACATTAGCATTTGTATGGACTCTAGGTTTGATAAAGTTTTAAATAAAGTACTTAATAAATAA
- a CDS encoding alpha-L-fucosidase — translation MKNKSLLVIVILAIIINTTSAQEKFKPNWESLVKYETPEWFQDVKFGIFIHWGPTTVPAYGSSEWYGYHMWNEGQVDALGNPANEPSGDYKYHSENFGKPEDFGYTKFIPMFKAEKFDAKEWVDLFVEAGAKYVVPVGEHCDGFAMYDSKVTRWKSTTMGPKKDIVGSIFKEAKKHGLKVGMSSHFAYGWHWWTYKDKFESMNPDLEDFYGKKHDRWEPASKEFVKHWYKRSMDMMTQYKPDLFWFDLGFSEPAYEEYRKKFIANYYNQGLKEKQEVVLNYKNIKWKPVKDGAAVLDIESGKLDRIRQEPWQTDMSLGGWRWGYTNDYQMRKASAYINDLIDIVSKNGCLLLNVAPNKHGVIPEDQQAILKEIGAWLKVNGEGIYKTRPFTVFGQGPTNAVMKLHGNMHDKGFTPNDVRYTKNGQTVYAFIMKQEKGRTSFSFDALGFEDRVLNDAIKEVSIMGYNGKIKWIQKKDELVVEIPTDLKVNNAIGFKIELVPAPSDILKTK, via the coding sequence CATCATTAACACTACTTCTGCCCAAGAAAAATTCAAACCAAATTGGGAATCATTAGTAAAATATGAAACTCCAGAATGGTTTCAAGATGTAAAATTCGGAATCTTTATTCACTGGGGTCCAACAACAGTTCCTGCTTATGGAAGCTCAGAATGGTATGGATATCATATGTGGAATGAAGGACAGGTTGATGCTTTAGGAAATCCTGCAAATGAACCTTCAGGAGATTACAAATATCATTCAGAAAATTTCGGAAAACCAGAAGATTTTGGATACACCAAATTTATACCAATGTTTAAAGCAGAGAAATTTGATGCCAAAGAATGGGTAGATCTTTTTGTTGAAGCTGGTGCTAAATATGTGGTTCCTGTTGGTGAACATTGTGATGGTTTTGCAATGTACGATTCTAAAGTTACTCGTTGGAAATCTACAACAATGGGACCTAAAAAAGATATTGTAGGTTCTATTTTTAAAGAAGCTAAAAAACACGGATTAAAAGTAGGTATGTCTTCTCACTTTGCTTACGGTTGGCATTGGTGGACTTATAAAGACAAGTTTGAAAGTATGAATCCGGATTTAGAAGATTTCTACGGAAAAAAACACGATCGTTGGGAACCAGCATCTAAAGAATTTGTAAAACATTGGTACAAAAGATCTATGGATATGATGACGCAATACAAACCAGATTTATTTTGGTTCGATCTTGGTTTTAGCGAACCTGCTTACGAAGAATATCGTAAAAAGTTTATTGCCAACTATTACAACCAAGGTTTAAAAGAAAAACAAGAAGTTGTTTTAAACTACAAAAACATTAAATGGAAACCTGTAAAAGACGGTGCTGCAGTTTTAGATATAGAAAGTGGTAAATTAGATAGAATTAGACAAGAACCTTGGCAAACAGATATGTCTTTAGGTGGCTGGCGTTGGGGTTATACAAACGATTATCAAATGCGTAAAGCAAGTGCTTACATTAACGATTTAATAGATATTGTAAGTAAAAATGGTTGTTTGTTATTAAACGTGGCTCCTAATAAACACGGCGTTATTCCAGAAGATCAGCAAGCTATTTTAAAAGAAATTGGTGCTTGGTTAAAAGTAAATGGAGAAGGTATTTACAAAACGCGTCCGTTTACAGTTTTTGGTCAAGGACCAACTAATGCAGTTATGAAGTTGCACGGAAATATGCACGACAAAGGGTTTACACCTAATGATGTACGTTATACTAAAAACGGACAAACAGTGTATGCTTTTATAATGAAACAAGAAAAAGGGCGTACATCTTTTAGCTTCGACGCTTTAGGATTTGAAGACAGAGTTCTTAATGATGCCATAAAAGAAGTTTCTATTATGGGATATAATGGAAAAATAAAATGGATTCAAAAGAAAGATGAATTAGTTGTAGAAATTCCTACAGATTTAAAAGTAAATAATGCCATTGGTTTTAAAATTGAATTAGTACCTGCACCAAGTGATATTTTAAAAACTAAATAA